One part of the Planktothrix sp. FACHB-1365 genome encodes these proteins:
- a CDS encoding ATP-binding protein, producing MSLISSQHNLTKSKRSSGIVLPMFDRLSIRQKIGWGYGLVIGVVLVGVTTAFLMETASQKPLRTQLQIDQEKATVLDGLSQSLLQLKHNQDNLVQFLSNGQDIEKVERGVSALRSTLFVMNNQLQQLQNIPETTDNEVQQDYLLLQDLTQRYKERLNNYSSPFEKLIQITERPNLNPKILQSVQKSLIDLNQSTGITQVYPLYSETTQLENRFRKRAENAIQAYDKIGILSNKIIIVTLLISGGLAIILAIGIGRMIAFPLETMIKVAEQVSEESDFALQAPVTSSDELGALTLSLNHLIQRVAEYTEELQKAKMAAEAANRSKSVFLANMSHELRTPLNAIIGYSEMLHDESEDLGYTDFLPDLERIQTAGKHLRDMISDILDISKIEAGHVTLYLENFPVDKLVEDVITTAKPLAEKNNNVLKVKAKSNIGTMYADMPKVRQILLNLLSNASKFTEKGTIYLIIERTQEKPPISEDDELMYGLVANSPQYLVFRVRDTGIGMTEEQLQQIFKPFIQADASTTKRFGGTGLGLAISQRLCQILGGVITVESQINKGSIFSVWLPVHVKG from the coding sequence ATGTCTCTAATTTCATCTCAACATAACTTAACAAAAAGTAAACGTTCCTCTGGCATTGTCTTGCCTATGTTTGATCGTCTAAGCATTCGGCAAAAAATTGGCTGGGGTTATGGATTAGTGATTGGGGTAGTTTTGGTTGGCGTAACCACAGCATTTTTAATGGAAACCGCTTCTCAAAAACCTCTGCGAACCCAATTGCAAATTGATCAGGAGAAAGCAACGGTTCTTGATGGACTCAGCCAAAGTCTTCTACAGTTAAAACATAATCAAGATAATTTAGTCCAATTCCTCAGCAATGGCCAGGATATAGAAAAAGTTGAACGAGGGGTTTCTGCCTTGCGTTCCACTCTTTTTGTGATGAATAATCAGCTTCAACAACTTCAAAATATTCCTGAAACTACAGATAACGAGGTTCAACAAGATTATCTACTATTACAAGACTTAACTCAACGCTATAAAGAACGGTTAAATAACTACTCATCCCCGTTTGAAAAACTCATTCAAATCACAGAAAGACCTAACCTTAATCCTAAAATTTTGCAATCCGTTCAAAAATCTTTGATTGATTTGAATCAAAGTACCGGAATTACCCAAGTTTATCCCCTTTATTCAGAAACAACTCAACTTGAAAATAGATTTCGGAAACGAGCCGAAAATGCAATTCAAGCTTATGATAAAATCGGTATTTTAAGCAATAAAATTATTATCGTTACTTTATTAATATCTGGGGGATTAGCAATCATATTAGCCATTGGTATTGGTCGCATGATTGCCTTTCCTTTGGAGACAATGATTAAAGTCGCAGAGCAGGTGAGTGAAGAATCGGATTTTGCCTTACAAGCTCCCGTGACCAGTTCCGATGAATTGGGAGCATTAACATTATCTTTAAATCATTTAATTCAACGGGTTGCTGAGTATACGGAAGAATTACAAAAAGCCAAAATGGCGGCGGAAGCTGCCAACCGTTCTAAGAGTGTCTTTTTAGCCAATATGAGTCATGAATTACGAACCCCTTTAAATGCGATTATTGGCTATAGTGAAATGCTTCATGATGAATCTGAAGATTTGGGATATACAGACTTTTTACCTGACCTAGAACGAATTCAAACCGCCGGAAAACATCTGCGGGATATGATTAGTGATATTTTAGATATTTCTAAAATTGAAGCGGGTCATGTCACCCTCTATTTAGAAAATTTCCCCGTTGATAAATTGGTAGAAGATGTGATTACAACGGCTAAACCCTTAGCCGAAAAAAATAATAATGTTTTGAAAGTTAAGGCTAAATCTAACATTGGAACGATGTATGCGGATATGCCAAAAGTTCGACAAATTTTGTTAAATTTACTGAGCAATGCTTCTAAATTTACTGAAAAAGGAACAATTTATTTAATTATTGAACGAACTCAGGAAAAACCTCCTATTTCAGAAGATGATGAGTTAATGTATGGATTGGTTGCTAACTCCCCTCAATATTTGGTGTTTCGCGTTCGAGATACCGGAATTGGGATGACAGAAGAACAATTACAACAGATTTTTAAACCGTTTATTCAAGCGGATGCTTCTACAACAAAACGTTTTGGGGGAACGGGTTTAGGACTAGCTATTAGTCAGCGTTTATGCCAAATTTTGGGGGGAGTGATTACGGTAGAAAGTCAAATTAATAAAGGTTCTATTTTTAGTGTTTGGCTACCCGTTCATGTCAAAGGATAA
- a CDS encoding YqaE/Pmp3 family membrane protein — MRLLQVILGILLPPLGVYLTVGFSSALLFNILLTLLGWLPGSIHAVWVIAKHAERQGEVERTYNT, encoded by the coding sequence ATGAGATTATTACAAGTTATCTTAGGAATTCTTTTGCCACCTCTTGGGGTTTATTTAACAGTTGGGTTTAGTTCAGCACTGTTATTTAATATTCTGCTTACCCTGTTAGGTTGGCTACCCGGTTCAATTCATGCGGTTTGGGTGATTGCCAAGCACGCCGAAAGACAAGGAGAAGTAGAAAGAACCTACAATACTTAA
- a CDS encoding phage holin family protein, producing the protein MASLLTLVATALSLLIVDLVVPGVNLATFPAALIAAAAIGGVNAFVKPVISTLSLPLNFLSLGAFSFVVNGLCFWLASVLVPGFQVYGFLGFILGPVILSAVNTFLNSYFVEKYPQQFNAQEPLTK; encoded by the coding sequence ATGGCATCGTTATTGACTTTGGTAGCAACGGCTCTAAGTTTATTAATTGTTGATCTTGTTGTTCCTGGGGTAAATCTAGCCACATTTCCGGCGGCTTTAATTGCGGCGGCGGCAATTGGTGGGGTGAATGCTTTTGTTAAGCCTGTAATCTCAACATTATCTCTTCCCCTGAATTTTTTAAGCTTGGGTGCTTTTTCCTTTGTTGTTAATGGTTTGTGTTTCTGGTTGGCTTCTGTATTAGTCCCTGGATTTCAGGTGTATGGTTTCTTGGGCTTTATTTTAGGCCCTGTAATTTTATCAGCCGTTAATACTTTCTTGAATAGTTATTTTGTGGAGAAATATCCCCAACAATTTAATGCTCAAGAACCCTTAACTAAATAA
- a CDS encoding DUF1206 domain-containing protein: MSSNRPSYTVTANRSTWIERLARLGYITKGFVYGLIGVLALMAAFGLGGQTTDTTGALQTIATQPFGQFLLVLITIGLIGYALWRWIECIQDPEHKGSDAKGIFSRLGYAISGLIYAGLALTSARLVMGAATGGGNSQQDWTAFVLAQPWGNGLVATLGAFIIGLGFYMFYKAYKTKFTQELDLRNLEAKKQNLLINICRLGIFARGIVFVIIGFFLIQAARFTNPNEVKGIDGALQTLRQQPFGKFLLTLVALGLVAYGIYMAVKAIYKRIEVD; this comes from the coding sequence ATGAGTTCTAATCGACCTTCCTATACTGTCACGGCAAATCGTTCAACTTGGATAGAACGTTTAGCCCGATTAGGGTATATAACCAAAGGCTTTGTTTATGGATTAATTGGAGTGTTAGCCCTAATGGCTGCCTTTGGTTTGGGCGGACAAACAACAGATACCACGGGAGCCTTACAGACAATTGCAACCCAACCTTTTGGACAATTTCTATTAGTATTAATCACGATTGGATTAATCGGATATGCCCTATGGCGATGGATTGAATGTATTCAAGATCCTGAACATAAAGGCAGCGATGCCAAAGGAATTTTCAGCCGTTTAGGTTATGCGATAAGCGGATTAATTTATGCGGGATTAGCCTTAACATCGGCTCGTTTAGTCATGGGTGCAGCCACCGGAGGCGGAAATTCCCAACAAGATTGGACAGCGTTTGTACTCGCTCAACCTTGGGGAAATGGGCTAGTTGCCACCCTAGGAGCATTCATTATTGGCTTAGGGTTTTATATGTTTTATAAAGCCTATAAAACTAAGTTTACTCAAGAGCTAGATTTAAGGAATTTAGAAGCCAAAAAGCAAAACTTATTAATTAATATTTGCCGATTAGGGATTTTTGCGAGAGGGATTGTTTTTGTTATTATTGGCTTTTTCTTGATTCAAGCCGCTCGTTTTACTAATCCCAATGAAGTCAAAGGGATTGATGGAGCTTTACAAACCTTAAGACAACAACCTTTTGGTAAATTCCTATTAACTTTAGTCGCTTTAGGTTTAGTTGCTTACGGAATTTATATGGCGGTAAAAGCCATTTATAAGCGCATTGAAGTGGATTGA
- a CDS encoding putative 2-dehydropantoate 2-reductase produces MVTRSYAIIGTGAVGGFYGAKLQKAGLEVHFLLNRDYEFVRTQGLKIDSLEGNFTLPQVQAYNDVHQMPPCDVVIITLKTTHNYLLPQLLPPIVKPDGVVLLLQNGLNVEPQIAEIVGEKRVMGGLCFICSNKVGPGHIQHIDYSAVHLGEYQDQYQPGGISERMQEIAVDFQRAQIPIELSEDLMLSRWKKLVWNIPYNGLSVVLDARTDEIMTNPETRLLAAELMGEVVAIASSYNRHLPKNYIELMLDHTDKMKPYLTSMKLDYDAHRPLELEAIVGNPLQAAIAQGVDVPKITMLYQQLKFLDTRNQTILR; encoded by the coding sequence ATGGTAACTCGAAGCTATGCAATTATTGGTACAGGTGCAGTCGGAGGATTCTACGGTGCGAAACTGCAAAAAGCGGGTCTGGAAGTTCATTTTCTCCTAAATCGAGATTATGAATTTGTCCGTACACAAGGCTTAAAAATTGACTCTTTAGAGGGGAATTTTACCCTGCCCCAAGTTCAGGCCTATAATGATGTTCATCAAATGCCTCCCTGTGATGTTGTGATTATTACTTTAAAAACGACTCACAATTATTTATTACCTCAATTATTGCCACCCATTGTTAAACCCGATGGAGTTGTTTTACTCTTACAAAATGGACTCAATGTTGAACCTCAAATTGCTGAAATCGTTGGGGAAAAACGAGTAATGGGGGGACTTTGTTTTATTTGTTCTAATAAAGTCGGGCCTGGACATATTCAGCATATTGATTATAGTGCCGTTCATTTAGGAGAATATCAAGATCAATATCAACCCGGCGGAATTTCTGAGCGAATGCAGGAGATTGCAGTGGATTTCCAACGAGCTCAAATCCCGATTGAATTGAGTGAAGATTTAATGTTATCTCGATGGAAAAAATTAGTTTGGAATATTCCTTATAATGGTCTTTCAGTGGTGTTAGATGCCAGAACCGATGAAATCATGACAAACCCAGAAACTCGTCTTTTAGCAGCAGAATTAATGGGAGAAGTCGTTGCAATTGCTTCTAGTTATAATCGCCATCTTCCTAAAAATTATATTGAATTGATGCTCGATCATACGGATAAAATGAAGCCTTATTTAACCAGTATGAAGTTAGATTATGACGCTCATCGTCCTTTAGAACTGGAAGCTATTGTTGGAAATCCTTTACAAGCTGCTATTGCTCAGGGTGTTGATGTTCCTAAAATTACGATGCTCTATCAACAGTTAAAATTTTTAGATACCCGAAATCAAACTATCCTCCGATAG
- a CDS encoding hemopexin repeat-containing protein gives MTYIYSRIVRFQDTDAAGVVYFTNILAMCHEAYEASLTTAEIDLKKFFINPDSAIPVVHATVDFRFPLYCGDQIWIESTPELINETSFRIKYRIVLKSSDQLIAQGSTKHICIDPKNRQRKPLPAEILNWLDLGKARFLMADLDTVVIWRDGNAYFFKGNQYINYNLAHHCIESGYPKKIQQGIGASFPESFHHGIDAGLLWNNGKAFFFKENEYIRFDLYQNRVEPGYPQKLNSGNWLGWPSHFYQGIDAAVLWNNGKAYFFKGDEYIQYDIYKEMTDRGYPKKIKDGLGKEWPLKFTEGIDAAVTLHDQKAFLFKEEQYIVYDINQGTIEPGHPKKINETWSIFYCKPR, from the coding sequence ATGACTTATATCTACAGTCGAATCGTTCGTTTTCAAGATACGGATGCTGCGGGTGTGGTTTATTTTACAAATATTTTGGCGATGTGTCATGAAGCTTATGAAGCCTCTCTAACAACGGCTGAAATTGATCTTAAAAAATTTTTTATTAATCCTGATTCTGCCATTCCTGTTGTTCATGCCACAGTTGATTTCCGCTTTCCTTTATATTGTGGAGATCAGATTTGGATTGAGTCAACCCCTGAATTGATTAATGAAACTTCTTTCAGAATTAAGTATAGAATTGTATTGAAATCTTCTGATCAATTAATTGCTCAAGGATCAACGAAACATATCTGTATTGATCCGAAAAATCGTCAACGCAAACCTTTACCAGCAGAAATTCTTAATTGGTTAGATTTGGGAAAAGCTCGGTTTTTAATGGCGGATTTAGATACAGTTGTAATTTGGCGAGATGGAAATGCTTATTTTTTCAAAGGCAATCAGTATATTAATTATAATTTAGCTCACCACTGTATTGAATCAGGATACCCTAAAAAAATTCAACAGGGAATCGGAGCTAGTTTTCCAGAGTCCTTTCATCACGGAATTGATGCTGGTTTACTTTGGAATAACGGCAAAGCCTTTTTCTTTAAAGAAAATGAATATATTCGCTTTGATTTATATCAAAATCGGGTAGAACCGGGTTATCCTCAAAAATTAAATAGTGGGAATTGGTTAGGATGGCCTAGTCATTTTTATCAGGGAATTGATGCGGCTGTTTTATGGAATAATGGAAAAGCTTATTTTTTTAAAGGGGATGAATATATACAATATGATATTTATAAAGAAATGACAGATCGAGGTTATCCCAAAAAGATTAAAGACGGATTAGGAAAAGAATGGCCTTTGAAATTTACGGAAGGGATTGATGCAGCCGTAACGCTTCATGATCAAAAAGCCTTTTTATTTAAAGAAGAGCAATATATTGTTTATGATATTAATCAAGGCACAATAGAGCCAGGTCATCCTAAAAAAATCAATGAAACTTGGTCAATTTTTTATTGTAAACCTCGTTAA
- a CDS encoding tellurite resistance TerB family protein: protein MPSPIELNSAEAFAAISLIAVAADGYITGSESQAITTTFSRMQLFSDYSGEKMRAMIDQLLNQLQEQGSDVLLKAAVEKLPKELRETAFAVVTDITLADGEITEEEDALLDNLFNVLEISESMANNIIDVMLIKNKG, encoded by the coding sequence ATGCCAAGTCCCATTGAACTGAATTCTGCGGAAGCTTTTGCTGCAATCTCATTAATTGCAGTAGCAGCCGATGGTTATATTACCGGAAGTGAGTCCCAAGCGATAACAACAACGTTTTCACGAATGCAGCTTTTCAGTGATTATTCCGGGGAGAAAATGCGAGCCATGATTGATCAACTCCTGAATCAATTACAAGAACAAGGATCGGATGTATTATTAAAAGCAGCCGTGGAAAAATTGCCTAAAGAATTGAGAGAAACGGCTTTTGCTGTTGTTACAGATATTACCTTAGCCGATGGAGAAATTACAGAAGAAGAAGATGCCTTGCTCGATAATCTCTTTAATGTCTTAGAGATTTCTGAAAGCATGGCAAATAACATTATTGATGTTATGTTGATCAAAAATAAAGGATGA
- a CDS encoding ATP-binding protein, whose amino-acid sequence MSSLNSQIISQVRFLQRQAASLLLYQEVLNDEIGQGFLSLLEAFHHGESSILNCLKAYGIWFQVQAKHRQTWQDYLITQILRADNPFSQQAQQISFNQLSPSLIEATKQDLKTLQTLYQCNSEKLSQWLRSIAQLSENPTIWQPQPEQLDRIEELPLKNQFSTLENWSDVVESLANHYHKFGTGLFASASAFRWQQKQFIKILNPDPVHLNQLVGYETQRDMLLKNTEILLAGYPALNVLLYGSRGAGKSSLIKALLHQYRDQNLKLIEVAKSDLKDLSLVVEQLQGVPQKFIIFVDDLSFEEDDDAFKALKVVLEGNLTARPQNVVVYATSNRRHLVREYFEDRPSPKDQDEVHVWDTVQEKLSFSDRFGLTLTFEPADQNTYLNIVKHLADQGGIEISPEELQFRALQWATRHNGRSGRTARQFIDFLTAELAIFRK is encoded by the coding sequence ATGTCTTCTCTGAATAGTCAAATTATCTCTCAGGTACGCTTTTTGCAACGTCAGGCTGCATCTTTATTATTATATCAAGAAGTTTTAAATGATGAAATTGGGCAGGGGTTTTTAAGCCTTTTAGAAGCCTTTCATCACGGTGAATCTAGTATTTTAAATTGTTTAAAAGCCTATGGAATTTGGTTTCAAGTTCAAGCTAAACATCGACAAACTTGGCAAGACTATTTAATTACCCAAATTTTACGCGCTGATAATCCCTTTAGTCAACAAGCGCAGCAAATCTCCTTTAATCAATTATCCCCGTCCTTAATTGAAGCAACAAAACAAGATTTAAAAACATTACAAACCCTCTATCAATGTAATAGTGAAAAATTGAGTCAGTGGTTAAGAAGTATTGCCCAATTATCCGAAAATCCGACAATTTGGCAACCCCAACCCGAACAGTTAGATAGAATTGAAGAATTACCCCTAAAAAATCAGTTTTCAACCTTAGAAAATTGGTCAGATGTCGTAGAAAGTTTAGCTAATCATTATCATAAATTTGGGACGGGTTTATTTGCCAGTGCCTCTGCATTTCGTTGGCAACAGAAACAATTTATTAAAATTTTAAATCCCGATCCTGTCCATTTAAACCAGTTAGTCGGTTATGAAACTCAACGGGATATGCTGTTAAAAAATACAGAAATTTTATTAGCCGGATATCCCGCCTTAAATGTTTTATTATATGGAAGTCGAGGTGCGGGTAAATCTTCTTTGATCAAGGCATTATTACATCAGTATAGGGATCAAAATTTAAAATTAATTGAAGTTGCAAAATCAGATTTAAAAGATTTATCTCTTGTGGTTGAACAGTTGCAAGGTGTACCCCAAAAATTTATTATTTTTGTCGATGATTTATCCTTTGAAGAAGATGACGATGCCTTTAAAGCCTTGAAAGTTGTATTAGAAGGAAATTTAACAGCCCGTCCTCAAAATGTTGTGGTTTATGCAACCTCTAACCGTCGTCATTTAGTCCGAGAATATTTTGAAGATCGACCATCTCCCAAAGATCAGGATGAAGTTCATGTTTGGGATACGGTACAGGAAAAATTATCCTTTAGCGATCGCTTTGGTTTAACCTTAACCTTTGAACCTGCGGATCAAAATACTTATTTGAATATTGTCAAACATTTAGCTGATCAAGGAGGAATTGAGATCAGTCCTGAAGAGTTGCAGTTTCGAGCCTTACAATGGGCCACTCGTCATAATGGTCGATCTGGAAGGACGGCACGACAATTTATTGACTTTTTAACGGCTGAATTAGCAATTTTCAGAAAATAA
- a CDS encoding TMEM14 family protein, giving the protein MMSLGVIAAIAYGLLAIIGGIVGYTKAKSKISLFAGCTTGLLLVLGGILQIQGLTWGLIFSIVLSVFLIITFISRLFKTRKFMPSGLMIIAGFVALALMGYQMQIL; this is encoded by the coding sequence ATGATGAGTTTAGGGGTAATTGCTGCGATCGCTTACGGCTTATTAGCGATTATCGGTGGCATTGTTGGTTATACTAAAGCTAAAAGTAAAATTTCTCTGTTTGCAGGTTGTACCACTGGTTTATTACTGGTTTTAGGTGGAATTCTTCAGATTCAAGGGTTAACCTGGGGATTAATTTTCTCCATTGTTCTGTCGGTTTTTCTGATCATTACTTTTATTTCCCGTTTATTCAAAACCCGTAAATTCATGCCTTCTGGATTAATGATTATTGCTGGATTTGTTGCCTTGGCTTTGATGGGATATCAAATGCAAATTCTTTGA
- the cbiD gene encoding cobalt-precorrin-5B (C(1))-methyltransferase CbiD, whose translation MIINQPFSGYTLPVFACAAAVAALQYLQQKNQFIQQVSIDLVDPAETVNIPIEQIALLTENSALAITRSDPGDNLDLTRNTPIWARVEWVNHLPLPLSFQARGDQLSDAIFIQGGEGIGYHEKTGQTAIYRYAKLLLLANLEKLLKPNEKILITFILPEGKQLATRTSNAAFGIVEGLSLLGTTGISQALTVPEQLEHYQAQLQEKATEFDCLVFCIGENGLDFAQKIGIPPQQIVKTANWLGSMLVSAALAGIQSILLLGYHGKLIKLAGGIFHTHHHLADGRLEILTAYCANAGLPTANLQQIFNSTTAEDALQYLRELEVIQGENYVNQVYGAIATAIDHRSQAYIYTHCEKNVKVGSLMFDRKRKIIIRSEIADTILEQICYSNQNHS comes from the coding sequence ATGATTATAAATCAACCTTTTTCTGGATATACACTGCCTGTTTTTGCTTGTGCTGCGGCTGTAGCTGCATTGCAATATTTACAACAAAAAAATCAGTTCATTCAGCAAGTTTCCATTGATTTAGTCGATCCGGCGGAAACCGTTAATATCCCCATTGAACAAATTGCGCTTTTAACCGAAAATTCTGCTTTAGCAATTACTCGTTCTGATCCCGGAGATAATTTAGATTTAACCCGAAATACGCCCATTTGGGCAAGGGTAGAATGGGTGAATCATTTACCCCTACCTTTGTCTTTTCAAGCTAGAGGAGATCAACTTTCGGATGCTATTTTTATTCAAGGCGGAGAAGGAATTGGCTATCATGAAAAAACCGGACAAACCGCCATCTATCGGTATGCAAAACTTTTATTATTAGCCAATCTTGAGAAATTACTAAAACCCAACGAAAAAATTTTAATCACCTTTATTTTACCCGAAGGGAAACAACTGGCAACCCGCACTTCTAATGCTGCTTTTGGAATTGTTGAAGGCTTATCGTTATTGGGAACAACCGGAATTTCTCAAGCCTTAACTGTTCCTGAACAATTAGAACACTATCAAGCGCAATTACAAGAAAAAGCGACAGAATTTGATTGTTTAGTTTTTTGTATTGGTGAAAATGGATTAGATTTTGCTCAGAAAATCGGAATTCCCCCTCAACAAATCGTAAAAACAGCCAATTGGTTAGGATCAATGTTAGTGTCCGCCGCCTTAGCTGGAATTCAATCCATTTTATTATTAGGTTATCATGGCAAATTAATCAAATTAGCAGGGGGAATTTTCCACACCCATCATCATCTAGCCGATGGCCGATTAGAAATATTAACCGCCTATTGTGCCAATGCTGGACTCCCTACCGCAAATCTTCAACAAATTTTTAACAGTACAACGGCGGAGGATGCCTTACAATATCTGCGAGAATTAGAGGTAATACAGGGGGAAAATTACGTCAATCAAGTTTATGGAGCGATCGCAACCGCGATTGATCACCGATCCCAAGCTTATATTTACACCCACTGCGAAAAAAATGTCAAGGTAGGTTCCCTAATGTTCGACCGTAAGCGTAAAATTATCATCAGAAGTGAAATCGCTGATACAATTTTAGAACAAATTTGCTATTCTAATCAGAATCACTCTTGA
- the guaA gene encoding glutamine-hydrolyzing GMP synthase, giving the protein MSPQTQTPTQPQDTNTSGEKLNRQMIVILDFGSQYSELIARRIRETEVYSEVISYRTTAEQLTALNPKGIILSGGPNSVYDEGTPQCDPKLWELGIPVLGVCYGMQLMVKQLGGGVERAKRAEYGKASLQIDDPTDLLTNVEQGATMWMSHADSCTQLPPGFEVLAHTDNTPCAAIADHERHLYGVQFHPEVVHSIGGQALIRNFVYHICRCQPTWTMEAFVEESIREIRARVGDKRVLLALSGGVDSSTLAFLLHRAIGDNLTCMFIDQGFMRKLEPERLVKLFHEQFHIPVQYVNARERFLKQLEGVTDPEEKRKRIGREFIRVFEEESTRLGPFDYLAQGTLYPDVIESADTNVDPKTGERVAVKIKSHHNVGGLPKDLRFKLVEPLRKLFKDEVRKVGRSIGLPEEIVRRHPFPGPGLAIRILGEVTAEKLNILRDADLIVREEINKQGVYHDYWQAFAVLLPVRSVGVMGDHRTYAYPIVLRFVSSEDGMTADWSRVPYDLLEQISNRIVNEVRGVNRVVYDITSKPPGTIEWE; this is encoded by the coding sequence ATGTCTCCCCAGACTCAAACTCCAACTCAACCCCAAGATACTAATACTTCAGGCGAAAAATTGAACCGACAAATGATTGTCATTCTTGACTTCGGTTCCCAATATTCCGAATTAATTGCCCGCCGCATTCGGGAAACCGAGGTTTATTCTGAAGTCATCTCCTACCGCACCACCGCCGAACAACTCACAGCCCTAAACCCAAAAGGCATTATCCTCTCAGGTGGCCCCAATTCTGTCTATGATGAAGGAACACCCCAATGTGATCCCAAACTCTGGGAGTTGGGGATTCCCGTTTTAGGGGTTTGTTATGGAATGCAGTTAATGGTAAAACAGCTAGGTGGTGGCGTAGAACGGGCAAAACGCGCCGAATATGGGAAAGCGTCTTTACAGATTGATGACCCAACGGATTTACTCACCAATGTTGAACAGGGTGCAACGATGTGGATGAGTCACGCTGACTCCTGCACACAATTACCCCCTGGATTTGAAGTTTTAGCCCATACTGATAATACCCCCTGCGCCGCCATTGCTGACCATGAAAGACATTTATATGGCGTCCAATTCCATCCTGAAGTGGTTCATTCCATTGGGGGTCAAGCCTTAATTCGCAATTTTGTTTATCATATTTGTCGCTGTCAACCGACTTGGACAATGGAAGCTTTTGTTGAAGAATCCATTCGAGAAATTCGCGCGCGAGTCGGAGATAAACGGGTATTATTAGCACTTTCTGGCGGCGTTGATTCTTCAACTTTAGCCTTTTTACTCCACCGTGCCATTGGCGATAATTTAACCTGTATGTTTATCGACCAAGGGTTTATGCGGAAATTAGAACCTGAACGATTAGTCAAATTATTTCATGAACAATTTCACATTCCGGTTCAATATGTGAACGCCCGTGAACGCTTCTTAAAACAACTTGAAGGTGTTACTGACCCCGAAGAAAAACGTAAACGCATTGGTCGAGAATTTATTCGAGTTTTTGAGGAAGAATCGACTCGTTTAGGGCCCTTTGATTATTTAGCTCAAGGAACATTATATCCTGATGTGATTGAATCGGCTGATACTAATGTTGATCCCAAAACCGGAGAACGGGTTGCGGTTAAAATTAAAAGCCATCACAATGTCGGAGGATTACCTAAAGATTTACGGTTTAAATTAGTAGAACCCCTGCGAAAACTGTTTAAAGATGAAGTTAGAAAAGTGGGGCGTTCTATTGGTTTACCCGAAGAAATTGTCCGACGTCATCCCTTTCCTGGCCCTGGTTTAGCGATTCGGATATTAGGAGAAGTCACGGCTGAAAAGTTAAATATTCTCCGAGATGCGGATTTAATTGTGCGGGAAGAAATCAATAAACAAGGGGTTTATCACGATTATTGGCAAGCTTTTGCAGTCTTGCTTCCGGTGCGAAGCGTTGGGGTGATGGGAGATCATCGCACCTATGCTTATCCGATTGTTCTACGATTTGTTAGTAGTGAAGATGGGATGACGGCCGATTGGTCACGGGTTCCCTATGATTTATTAGAACAGATTTCTAATCGGATTGTCAATGAAGTTCGCGGCGTGAACCGGGTGGTTTATGATATTACGTCTAAGCCGCCTGGAACCATCGAATGGGAATAG